Proteins found in one Quercus robur chromosome 2, dhQueRobu3.1, whole genome shotgun sequence genomic segment:
- the LOC126711509 gene encoding patatin-like protein 2 isoform X1, whose translation MKRRHFKSHNPLFLTSLKVHSFSKSLKSSLSLLTCIFIPMGSTNVPLQPPTNGNLITVLSIDGGGIRGVIPGTILSFLESELQKLDGEDARIADYFDVISGTSTGGLVTAMLAAPDENNRPVFAAKDIKDFYLNHCPHIFPQNCCPVLPHLTKIIKALAGPKYDGKYLHNLVKEKLGHTKLEKTLTNVVIPTFDIKRLQPTIFSSYEVKNNPSMNALLSDICIATSAAPTYLPTYYFETVDPEGFVREFNLTDGGVAANNPALLAIGEVTKQIIRGSSNFFPIKPMDYGRFLVISLGTGSQKAEGKYRSHQASKWGLLDWLTSGGSIPIIDVFSHASADMVDVHLSVVFQALHSEEKYLRIQDDTLVGTVTSVDVATKQNLDDLVKVGEELLKKPVARVNLETGVYEACNHETNEAALTRFAKLLSQERHLRHARSPAGHAHDHQATSTHKTNGLTRLSI comes from the exons ATGAAAAGAAGACATTTCAAGTCACATAATCCTCTCTTTTTAACTTCTTTAAAAGTTCATAGTTTCTCTAAATCTCTTAAAtcctctctatctctccttACCTGCATCTTTATCCCAATGGGCTCAACAAATGTACCCCTACAACCTCCAACTAATGGAAACCTAATCACTGTTCTCAGCATTGATGGTGGTGGAATAAGAGGGGTTATCCCAGGAACTATCCTTAGTTTTTTAGAATCTGAACTTCAg AAACTGGATGGTGAAGATGCAAGAATAGCAGATTATTTTGATGTTATCTCAGGAACAAGCACAGGTGGTCTTGTCACCGCCATGCTAGCTGCTCCAGATGAAAATAACCGACCTGTCTTTGCTGCCAAGGATATCAAAGATTTCTACCTAAACCACTGCCCTCATATCTTCCCACAGAACTG TTGTCCAGTACTTCCTCATCTTACAAAGATTATCAAAGCTCTAGCTGGACCAAAGTATGATGGGAAATATCTGCATAACCTTGTTAAGGAAAAACTAGGACATACAAAATTGGAAAAGACATTGACTAATGTTGTTATTCCAACATTTGACATCAAAAGACTCCAGCCAACCATTTTTTCTAGCTATGAG GTAAAGAACAACCCAAGCATGAATGCCTTACTCTCAGATATTTGCATAGCAACCTCTGCTGCCCCAACTTATCTTCCAACTTATTACTTTGAAACTGTAGACCCCGAGGGTTTTGTGAGAGAATTTAACCTTACAGATGGTGGTGTTGCTGCTAATAATCCG GCTTTACTTGCCATTGGTGAAGTGACAAAGCAGATCATTCGAGGAAGTTCTAACTTCTTTCCAATAAAACCAATGGACTATGGAAGGTTTCTAGTGATATCATTAGGAACTGGCTCACAAAAAGCCGAAGGAAAATACAGGTCACACCAGGCATCTAAGTGGGGCCTGCTAGACTGGTTAACAAGTGGTGGTTCCATCCCAATTATTGATGTATTTTCTCATGCAAGTGCAGACATGGTTGATGTCCACCTCTCTGTGGTTTTTCAAGCCCTTCATTCTGAGGAAAAGTACCTGCGGATTCAG GACGATACTTTGGTTGGGACAGTAACTTCTGTGGACGTGgctacaaaacaaaatttggatGATCTTGTGAAAGTTGGTGAAGAGTTGCTAAAGAAACCAGTTGCTAGGGTGAACTTGGAGACAGGAGTTTATGAGGCTTGTAACCATGAAACTAATGAAGCTGCTCTCACAAg GTTTGCAAAATTACTCTCCCAAGAAAGGCACCTTCGCCATGCAAGGTCCCCCGCTGGACATGCTCATGATCATCAAGCCACCAGTACTCACAAAACAAATGGTCTTACTAGACTaagcatataa
- the LOC126711509 gene encoding patatin-like protein 2 isoform X2 → MLAAPDENNRPVFAAKDIKDFYLNHCPHIFPQNCCPVLPHLTKIIKALAGPKYDGKYLHNLVKEKLGHTKLEKTLTNVVIPTFDIKRLQPTIFSSYEVKNNPSMNALLSDICIATSAAPTYLPTYYFETVDPEGFVREFNLTDGGVAANNPALLAIGEVTKQIIRGSSNFFPIKPMDYGRFLVISLGTGSQKAEGKYRSHQASKWGLLDWLTSGGSIPIIDVFSHASADMVDVHLSVVFQALHSEEKYLRIQDDTLVGTVTSVDVATKQNLDDLVKVGEELLKKPVARVNLETGVYEACNHETNEAALTRFAKLLSQERHLRHARSPAGHAHDHQATSTHKTNGLTRLSI, encoded by the exons ATGCTAGCTGCTCCAGATGAAAATAACCGACCTGTCTTTGCTGCCAAGGATATCAAAGATTTCTACCTAAACCACTGCCCTCATATCTTCCCACAGAACTG TTGTCCAGTACTTCCTCATCTTACAAAGATTATCAAAGCTCTAGCTGGACCAAAGTATGATGGGAAATATCTGCATAACCTTGTTAAGGAAAAACTAGGACATACAAAATTGGAAAAGACATTGACTAATGTTGTTATTCCAACATTTGACATCAAAAGACTCCAGCCAACCATTTTTTCTAGCTATGAG GTAAAGAACAACCCAAGCATGAATGCCTTACTCTCAGATATTTGCATAGCAACCTCTGCTGCCCCAACTTATCTTCCAACTTATTACTTTGAAACTGTAGACCCCGAGGGTTTTGTGAGAGAATTTAACCTTACAGATGGTGGTGTTGCTGCTAATAATCCG GCTTTACTTGCCATTGGTGAAGTGACAAAGCAGATCATTCGAGGAAGTTCTAACTTCTTTCCAATAAAACCAATGGACTATGGAAGGTTTCTAGTGATATCATTAGGAACTGGCTCACAAAAAGCCGAAGGAAAATACAGGTCACACCAGGCATCTAAGTGGGGCCTGCTAGACTGGTTAACAAGTGGTGGTTCCATCCCAATTATTGATGTATTTTCTCATGCAAGTGCAGACATGGTTGATGTCCACCTCTCTGTGGTTTTTCAAGCCCTTCATTCTGAGGAAAAGTACCTGCGGATTCAG GACGATACTTTGGTTGGGACAGTAACTTCTGTGGACGTGgctacaaaacaaaatttggatGATCTTGTGAAAGTTGGTGAAGAGTTGCTAAAGAAACCAGTTGCTAGGGTGAACTTGGAGACAGGAGTTTATGAGGCTTGTAACCATGAAACTAATGAAGCTGCTCTCACAAg GTTTGCAAAATTACTCTCCCAAGAAAGGCACCTTCGCCATGCAAGGTCCCCCGCTGGACATGCTCATGATCATCAAGCCACCAGTACTCACAAAACAAATGGTCTTACTAGACTaagcatataa